From a region of the Emcibacter sp. SYSU 3D8 genome:
- a CDS encoding methylmalonyl Co-A mutase-associated GTPase MeaB, which yields MAAALAAIERDPGAPDVVALLDRAWAAPRAHVIGLTGPPGVGKSTLTGALIRAWRSEGRSVGVIAVDPSSKRTGGALLGDRTRLATDAEDQGVFVRSMAARDRLGGLASLTFAAMVLMRAVYDIVLVETVGVGQSETDVVTVADTVVFCIQPGSGDSLQFMKAGIMEVPHIIVVTKADMGQPAIRARADVKGALSLNSAGDGWDVPVLLASASSGTGLEMLRDAVDNRWSWLGEDNRLIDSRRAQDGHWLEESLRDRFGREGIKRLGPAIDHREGSPFDREARLGKMLLEQ from the coding sequence ATGGCGGCGGCGCTGGCCGCCATCGAGCGCGACCCCGGCGCCCCGGATGTCGTTGCCCTGCTGGACAGGGCGTGGGCGGCGCCCAGGGCCCATGTCATCGGTCTGACCGGTCCGCCCGGCGTGGGCAAGTCAACGCTCACCGGCGCGCTGATCCGCGCTTGGCGCAGCGAAGGCAGGTCCGTGGGGGTGATCGCCGTCGATCCATCGTCGAAGCGCACCGGCGGCGCCCTGCTGGGCGACCGCACGCGGCTTGCCACCGATGCCGAGGACCAGGGCGTGTTCGTCCGCTCCATGGCAGCCCGCGACCGGCTGGGCGGCCTGGCGTCGCTGACCTTTGCCGCCATGGTGCTGATGCGCGCGGTTTATGACATCGTGCTGGTCGAGACCGTGGGCGTGGGTCAGTCGGAGACGGATGTGGTGACTGTCGCCGACACGGTGGTGTTCTGCATCCAGCCCGGCTCGGGCGACAGCCTGCAATTCATGAAGGCCGGCATCATGGAGGTGCCGCATATCATCGTCGTCACCAAGGCCGATATGGGCCAGCCTGCAATCCGCGCGCGCGCCGATGTGAAGGGTGCCCTCAGCCTGAACAGCGCGGGCGATGGCTGGGACGTGCCGGTGCTCCTCGCCTCGGCATCCTCGGGCACCGGCCTGGAGATGCTGCGGGACGCGGTGGACAATCGCTGGTCATGGCTGGGTGAGGATAACCGTCTGATCGACTCGCGCCGCGCCCAAGACGGTCACTGGCTGGAGGAAAGCCTGCGCGACCGCTTCGGCCGCGAGGGAATCAAGCGGCTCGGTCCCGCCATAGATCATCGCGAAGGCTCGCCCTTCGACCGCGAAGCCCGATTGGGAAAGATGCTGCTGGAACAGTAG